ACCCCGACCACGACCTTCCCGCTCGGTTCGTCGCCCTCCCCTCGGACGACGACCACCGGCACGGATGATTTCCGCGTCAGCTCATTCGCGGTAGAACCCAGCAGGACTTGATGCAACCGGCCGTGCTCTGAGGAACCGAGCACCAGCATCTCGCCGCGCTCGGAGGCATCGTGCAGCACGGTCGCCGGGTGCCCGAGCCGGACATCGCTCGTGATGTCCAGCTTCGGCCGGTGGCGGGCGCACTCCTGGACGAGGTCGTCCGATTCTCGTTCCGCGCTGGCGCGCAGCGGCCCGAGGTCGACGGATTCGGTCGGCAGGTGAATCCGTGTGAGCTCTTCCAACGGCGCGGAGAAGGCGCGCACGAGTTGCACCCGCCGACCACGAAGCTCCGCTTCACGGCACGCCCACATCACCGCCCGCCGTGCTCCCGGTGTCCCGTCGAAACCCACGACGACCGGTCCGGACTGCCCGCTGATCATGAAGCCTCCCGGAGAAGTACTCCGGCGAGCATCGCATCGGGGAACGCTGAGGCGGAACGGACTTTGGCCCGTAGGCACCGGGCGTCGGTGACCGGAAAAGAACCCGGCCGGTCGGGTGCGCCCCGGTTCCACCTCTGCGCAAGGCGGTGAGATCACTCGGTCTTGCTGACCCCGTACCAAATGCGATGCAGGACCCGTGCCGTCGCAGTGGTGGCGTGCTCGGCCCGCCGATACAGCTCGCGACGCCGAATCTCCGTTCTCAGGTCGACTTCATCGTTCAGCTCGATGATCGCGGCGCGGTAGGCGTGCTCGGCCGGCTCCAGCAGCCGAGCGGCTTCATCGGCCACGTCCCCGGCATCGGCGTGCGGCAACCTGGCCACCGCACGACGGCACATCCGGTTCGCCCCGGCGATTCCCCCCACGATCTCGGTGATGTTCGGATCGGGTGCCACAAAGGTGAGCTCGGCCTCCTGCACCAAGCGGTGAACGTCCTCGACCAGTTCGGCGAGCCGCTGGGCCAACTCCAGGATGTCTTCGCCTTGGAGCGGGGTGCTGAACCGTTCTCGGACCGCGATGTGCAGCTCTCGGCGCTGGTGTTCGACCTCTCCGGCCAGCTCGCGGATTCGACCGGCGGCCTCCACGGCGGCGATGTGTTCGTGAGCCCACTGGACGAGCAGCTCCACCGCGGCGCACGACGTGTCGGCCTGGGCGCGCAACATCGCCAGCACATCGTGTTCGGGAGGCAGGAACCACGCTCGCGGCAGCTTCATGCGAACAACCCCCACACCGGTGTCAGACCAGCGGCGAGCACGGCGGTCACCGGCATCGTCACCAGCCATGCCGACCCCATCTCCTGCACCACGGCCCACCGCACGCGATGACGCCGATGTTCCGCCCCGACGCCGACCACGCTCGCCGCGACCACGTGCGTTGTGCTCACCGGCGCCCCCGCGGAGGCCGCCGCCAGGATCACCCCCGCGGAGCCGCCTTGGCTGACCAGGCCGTCCAACGGCCGCATCCGGTAGATCCCGCGGCCGAGAGTGCGCACGACTCGCCCGCCGCCGACAGCCGTTCCGAGGACCAACGACAGTGCGGCGGCGACCTTCACCCACACCGGCACCCGGAACTCCGCCAAGTGCCCTTCCGAGACGAGGAGCAAGGTCATCACTCCCATCGTCTTCTGCGCGTCGTTGGTGCCGTGCGCGAAACCCAAGGCCGCCGCGGTACCCCACTCGCCCACCCGGAACGCCCCTTCGACACGACGCCGTGCACTGCGCAGACCTGTGCGGGCCAGCCGACCGCACACGCCACCGACCACGGCGCCGACCACCGGGGACACAGCGAGTCCCAGGAGCACACCGAAGACGCCCGACGCGCGGCCGTCGTGCCAACCGCCCCAGTGCACGGCTGCCACTCCGGAGGTCATCGTGCAGGCCCCCACGAGCCCGCCCACCAGTGCGTGCGAGGAACTGGACGGCAACGCCCACCACCACGTCGCCAGGTTCCACAAGATCGCTGAGGTGAGCGCGGCCCCCACCGACGCCACCACCAAGTGGCGCGGCAGCGCGACAACGCCCCCGACCGTGTCCGCCACGGCGGTGCCCACCAGCAGCGCTCCGGCGATCTGAGCGGATCCGACCACGAGCACCGCGGGCCCGGGACGCATCGCCTCCGTCGCCACCGGCGCGGCGACCGCGTTGGCCGCGTCGTGGAAACCGTTGGTCAGGTCGAACACCAAAGCCAGCGCGATGACCACGACCAGGAACAACACCCGTTCAGTGTGGGCGACGGCGCCCCATCCCACTCGACGGCGGAAGCCCCTCGTCAGGCTCTCCGCTCCAGGCCCGTTCGGACCGAGGCGGTGCGTCCGACGACCGGCGTTCGCATGATCGGGCGCAGCTCGTCACCCGCATCGTCTCCGCCGCCCCCGGGTACTCCGACATGCCGTGGCACGGCTGCTTTGCCAGCCTGGCAGGGACGTACGGAGGTGGCTGATGGCGGGCGGTGGGCGACAGTGTGCGGTGGGGGTGGACAACGCCGCCCCTTCGGAACGCGCCGTCGAGTGGGTGTGCGCGAACGCCCTCCTCGATAGGGACGAGCTGCTCCTGGTCGCGGTGGAGGCCGAAGCGCACCCGGACGAGGCCGTCCCGGAATGGCTCGGGGACCTCGCCTCCCGGTTCAGGCGTCGTCATCCCGGCCTTCGCGTGACCGCGCGGACGGCGACCGGTCACCCGGTGCCGTGTCTCGTGGAGATCTCCCGGCGCTCAACGCTGCTCGCGGTCGGATCACGCGGTCACGGAGCTTTCCACGACGCGCTGCTCGGCTCGGTGGCGCTCGGAGTGGCGATGCGGTCGGCCTGCCCGGCTGTCGTCGTCCGCGGCGAGACCGAACGCGTGACGCACGAGACCGTCGTGGTCGGTATCGACGGGTCGGCTGCCGCCCGGCGGGCACTGGAGTTCGCCTGCCGCACCGCCGAGGCACTGCGCTGCGACCTCATGGCGGTGCAGGCATCTCCGGACGCGTACTTCATCCCCGGCCCTTACGAGCACCCGGACCGCGAGGAACTGCTCGGACGCGCGGAGCGGCTGCTCGCTGAGGAACTGGCGGGCACCGGACCGGAACACCCGGACCTCGTCCTGCGAGGAGTCACCAGTTCCATGAACCCGATCGACGCGCTCGCGGAGGCCGCCAGCGGCGCACGCCTGCTGGTGGTGGGTCACCGCGGTGCGGGCGGTTTCTCCGAGATGCTCTTGGGGTCGGTGTCCCGCGGAGTTCTGCACCGATCCCCCTGCCCGGTCGCCGTGGTGCCCGGCACTCGGGACTTCCGGTGATGGCGGATGACCGATGAGCACCTATGGCGGTTCAGCGGCCTGGACCTCGACGACGTGGGACGGCGGGAAGCGTTGTGCACGCTCGGGAACGGGTACTTCGCCACGCGCGGAGCCGCGCCGGAAGCGGTGCGCGACGACGTGCACTACCCCGGTACGTACGTGGCGGGCTGCTACGACCGCCGAACAGCCGAGGTCGCCGGGCAGGAAGTCACGAACGAATCGATGGTGAACCTGCCGAACTGGTTGCCGCTGACGTTCCGCTTCGACGACGGCGCCTGGTTCGACCTTCGCCGATTCTCGCTCGTGGAGCACGAGGTCGAGCTGGACCTCGAACACGCGCTTCTCCGGCGGCGCTGCCGGTTCCGCGACGACGCAGGCAGGACCACCAGCCTGCTCCAGCGCCGCATCGTCCACATGGGACTGCCACATCTCGCCGCGCTGGAGACGACGCTGATCCCCGAAGATCACGCCAGCACCATCACCTTCCGCAGCGGGCTGGACGGCCGCGTGCGCAACTCGGGTGTCGCGCGCTACGAAGAAGTGGAACGTCCGCACCTGACCGGTTTCGACGCGCGCGAGCTCTCACCCGACACCGTGCTCTTGAGCGCCCGCAGCGCCCAGTCCCGCATCTCGGTCGCCGAAGCAGCGCGCACCCGGGTCCGGCTCGACGGCCGTGAACTGTCGCCGCTGCGCACTGTGATCGCCGAAGAGGACCTGATCGCCCACGAGTTCGCCGTGACCGCGGGGCCGGGACAACACGTCCAGGTGGAGAAAGTGGTCGCGCTGCACACCTCGCGCGACGCCGCGATCTCCGAACCGGCGGCCGAGTCCGCCGAGCTGTGCGCGGAGGCGGCCGACTTCGACGCGCTGCTGCGCTCGCACCGGGCGGCGTGGGCCCGCTCGTGGCGAACCTTCCACTTCGACGTTCGGGGCTCGGCAGAGATCCGGCGCAGCGTGCGCCTGCACGTGTTCCACCTGATCCAGACGATCTCGCCGAACACCGCGGACCTCGACGTCGGGGTTCCCGCACGAGGACTTCACGGAGAGGCCTACCGCGGGCACGTCTTCTGGGACGAGCTGTTCGTGCTGCCCGTGCTCACGTTGCGCGCCCCAGACGAATCCCGCGCGCTGCTGATGTACCGCTACCGCCGACTCCACCAAGCCCGCCGCACCGCGCGCCTCGCGGGGAGCACCGGCGCGATGTTCCCCTGGCAGAGCGGCAGCAACGGCAGGGAGGAAAGCCAAGCGCTGCACCTCAACCCGCGCTCCCGGCACTGGTCGCCCGACCACACCAGCCTCCAACGGCACATCGGCATCGCGATCGCGCACAACACCTGGCGCTACTACCAATCGACAGCGGATGAGGCGTTCCTCAACGACTTCGGCGCGGAACTGATCTTGGACACCACCCGGTTCCTCGCCGGGCTCGCCCGCTACGACCCGGCACGGGACCGGTACGTCGTCGAAGGCGTCGTCGGCCCCGACGAGTACCACACCGCCTACCCCGGTGCCGCAACGCCGGGAATCAACAACAACGCCTACACCAACGTCATGCTGGCCTGGCTGTGCCGGACGGCGTCGACCGTGCTCGACATGCTCTCGGCGCACCGCCGCCGCGAACTGACCACCGAACTCGGCTTGCACAGCACCGACATCGACCACTGGGACCGGCTGTCCCGCAAGCTGTTCGTGCCCTTCCGCAACGGCATCCCCGACCAGTTCGAGGGCTACTCCGAACTGGCCGAACTCGACTGGCGCGGCTACCGCGACCACTACGGCGACATCCGGCGGCTGGACCGCATCCTGGAAGCCGAAGGCGACGACCCCAACCGGTACCAAGCCTCCAAGCAAGCCGACGTGCTCATGCTGTTCTACCTATTGTCGGCCGAAGAGCTGCGCGACGTGCTCGACCGCCTCGGCTACCCGTTCCCGCCGCACCGCATCCCCGAAACGATCGAGCACTACCTGCGACGCACCAGCCACGGATCCACCCTCAGCGCGGTGGTGCACGCGTGGGTTCTGGCCAGGGCGAACCGCCACCAGGCTTGGGAGCACTTCCACCGCGCACTGGACTCCGACGTCCACGACACCCAAGGCGGCAGCACCAGCGAAGGCATCCACCTCGCCGCCATGACCGGCACCATCGACCTGCTCCAACGCTGCTTCGCCGGAATCGAC
This window of the Saccharopolyspora gloriosae genome carries:
- a CDS encoding universal stress protein, giving the protein MISGQSGPVVVGFDGTPGARRAVMWACREAELRGRRVQLVRAFSAPLEELTRIHLPTESVDLGPLRASAERESDDLVQECARHRPKLDITSDVRLGHPATVLHDASERGEMLVLGSSEHGRLHQVLLGSTANELTRKSSVPVVVVRGEGDEPSGKVVVGVDGSRASTGAVGFAFDHAARHGSALVAVLAWDEFPRDAIPPAGDWKLDWTDITRSCERDLAESLAGWRERYPDVDVHPEVTTTELPTEILLRHADDADLVVVGRHGRSLVRATVLGSTSHAIVHYAPCAVAIVH
- a CDS encoding inorganic phosphate transporter, which produces MLFLVVVIALALVFDLTNGFHDAANAVAAPVATEAMRPGPAVLVVGSAQIAGALLVGTAVADTVGGVVALPRHLVVASVGAALTSAILWNLATWWWALPSSSSHALVGGLVGACTMTSGVAAVHWGGWHDGRASGVFGVLLGLAVSPVVGAVVGGVCGRLARTGLRSARRRVEGAFRVGEWGTAAALGFAHGTNDAQKTMGVMTLLLVSEGHLAEFRVPVWVKVAAALSLVLGTAVGGGRVVRTLGRGIYRMRPLDGLVSQGGSAGVILAAASAGAPVSTTHVVAASVVGVGAEHRRHRVRWAVVQEMGSAWLVTMPVTAVLAAGLTPVWGLFA
- a CDS encoding universal stress protein; this encodes MGVDNAAPSERAVEWVCANALLDRDELLLVAVEAEAHPDEAVPEWLGDLASRFRRRHPGLRVTARTATGHPVPCLVEISRRSTLLAVGSRGHGAFHDALLGSVALGVAMRSACPAVVVRGETERVTHETVVVGIDGSAAARRALEFACRTAEALRCDLMAVQASPDAYFIPGPYEHPDREELLGRAERLLAEELAGTGPEHPDLVLRGVTSSMNPIDALAEAASGARLLVVGHRGAGGFSEMLLGSVSRGVLHRSPCPVAVVPGTRDFR
- a CDS encoding glycoside hydrolase family 65 protein produces the protein MTDEHLWRFSGLDLDDVGRREALCTLGNGYFATRGAAPEAVRDDVHYPGTYVAGCYDRRTAEVAGQEVTNESMVNLPNWLPLTFRFDDGAWFDLRRFSLVEHEVELDLEHALLRRRCRFRDDAGRTTSLLQRRIVHMGLPHLAALETTLIPEDHASTITFRSGLDGRVRNSGVARYEEVERPHLTGFDARELSPDTVLLSARSAQSRISVAEAARTRVRLDGRELSPLRTVIAEEDLIAHEFAVTAGPGQHVQVEKVVALHTSRDAAISEPAAESAELCAEAADFDALLRSHRAAWARSWRTFHFDVRGSAEIRRSVRLHVFHLIQTISPNTADLDVGVPARGLHGEAYRGHVFWDELFVLPVLTLRAPDESRALLMYRYRRLHQARRTARLAGSTGAMFPWQSGSNGREESQALHLNPRSRHWSPDHTSLQRHIGIAIAHNTWRYYQSTADEAFLNDFGAELILDTTRFLAGLARYDPARDRYVVEGVVGPDEYHTAYPGAATPGINNNAYTNVMLAWLCRTASTVLDMLSAHRRRELTTELGLHSTDIDHWDRLSRKLFVPFRNGIPDQFEGYSELAELDWRGYRDHYGDIRRLDRILEAEGDDPNRYQASKQADVLMLFYLLSAEELRDVLDRLGYPFPPHRIPETIEHYLRRTSHGSTLSAVVHAWVLARANRHQAWEHFHRALDSDVHDTQGGSTSEGIHLAAMTGTIDLLQRCFAGIDARDGALHLNPCWPQELGELKLELLYRGHPLSITVTGRTAVVRVGLSSVRTEFSCACGGREALLRGGSAVRFSLEHGVPARTDVSHTP